From the genome of Cognaticolwellia beringensis, one region includes:
- a CDS encoding chemotaxis protein CheW, whose protein sequence is MSKSLAASKELMQSYLSELLTEEVEQKPALPVKEKQTHPLEKLLNSATFPQLAEPDNTKPLTSAKSAHKKIKQAAISSEQTITEVAVKPIQSKAASKPTLKAPELKPELKSELKSELQPIEVNVNEIKTQKSAGGFAAVKKLSYREGDFQAMFFDVAGLQIAVPLVELGGIHNTDKTTPLMGKPEWFKGVMLHRDEKVNVVDTALWVMPEKCDEALMSALNYQYIIMLSDSPWGLMAEKLVDTVTLKQEDVKWIDKTNKRPWLAGLVKNRMCALLDIESLIKLLEKGANIRQE, encoded by the coding sequence ATGTCAAAATCTTTAGCGGCAAGTAAAGAATTAATGCAAAGCTATTTGTCAGAATTGCTTACGGAAGAGGTAGAGCAAAAACCCGCACTGCCCGTTAAAGAGAAGCAAACTCATCCGCTTGAAAAATTACTCAATAGTGCAACCTTCCCACAGTTGGCTGAACCAGACAATACCAAGCCATTGACTTCAGCAAAATCGGCGCATAAAAAAATAAAGCAAGCTGCAATAAGTAGTGAGCAGACGATAACTGAAGTGGCTGTTAAACCCATTCAGTCAAAAGCTGCGTCGAAACCTACGCTTAAAGCACCTGAGTTAAAGCCAGAATTAAAATCAGAGTTAAAATCAGAATTACAGCCGATTGAAGTTAACGTAAATGAAATTAAAACCCAAAAAAGTGCCGGCGGTTTTGCGGCGGTCAAGAAGCTAAGTTATCGAGAAGGCGACTTTCAGGCGATGTTTTTTGACGTGGCAGGGTTACAGATCGCCGTACCGCTGGTCGAACTAGGGGGTATCCATAATACGGATAAAACCACGCCATTGATGGGCAAACCTGAATGGTTTAAAGGCGTAATGCTGCACCGAGACGAAAAAGTTAATGTGGTTGACACCGCCCTCTGGGTAATGCCTGAAAAATGTGATGAAGCTTTAATGTCGGCGCTAAACTACCAATATATTATCATGTTAAGTGACTCACCATGGGGGTTAATGGCTGAGAAGTTAGTCGATACGGTAACGCTCAAACAAGAAGATGTTAAATGGATAGACAAAACAAACAAACGTCCTTGGCTTGCAGGGTTAGTAAAAAATCGCATGTGCGCACTGTTAGATATTGAATCCTTAATTAAGTTATTGGAAAAAGGCGCAAATATAAGACAAGAATAA
- a CDS encoding chemotaxis protein CheW, producing MSDERRNASERVDINDELLQWVTFKLDSETYGINVMQVQEVLRYSEIAPVPGAPIYVMGIINLRGNVVTVIDTRTRFGLESAEITDNTRIVIIEAETQVIGILVDSVAEVVYLKASDIDVAPNVGNDESTKFIQGVSNREGELLILVDLNKLLSDDEWDELKQF from the coding sequence ATGTCTGATGAAAGACGCAATGCAAGTGAACGGGTAGACATCAATGATGAGTTACTACAATGGGTAACGTTTAAACTCGACAGCGAAACCTATGGTATTAACGTGATGCAAGTACAAGAAGTCTTGCGCTACAGTGAGATAGCACCGGTTCCAGGTGCGCCAATCTATGTTATGGGTATTATCAATTTACGCGGTAATGTAGTTACCGTAATAGATACTCGCACAAGATTTGGCCTTGAGTCAGCTGAAATAACCGACAATACGCGTATTGTGATTATTGAAGCTGAAACGCAAGTTATTGGTATTCTGGTCGATAGTGTCGCTGAAGTGGTATATTTAAAAGCATCAGATATTGATGTTGCGCCAAATGTTGGTAACGACGAAAGTACTAAGTTTATCCAAGGTGTTTCAAACCGAGAAGGAGAATTACTCATTTTAGTAGATTTGAATAAATTACTCTCTGATGACGAGTGGGATGAATTAAAACAATTCTAA
- a CDS encoding DUF2802 domain-containing protein, which produces MENIPANLISLIAFAIVMLVAMLLLALKNRFTKQIEALQQQVTSQEIQLVELQDLLANSQSQLESNQQQCSESQIENEQVSKQLEHRIKVAQEQFNSQLQTIEQLLHQQPEDKLYTRAQKLVELGADIAEIMRECDIPRAEAEMLLSVHRQKTAE; this is translated from the coding sequence ATGGAAAATATCCCTGCAAACTTAATCAGCTTAATCGCATTCGCCATTGTGATGCTTGTTGCCATGCTGTTATTGGCACTAAAAAATCGTTTTACGAAGCAAATAGAAGCGTTACAACAACAGGTAACTAGTCAAGAAATACAGCTGGTAGAATTACAGGATTTACTTGCCAATAGCCAATCTCAGTTAGAAAGCAACCAACAACAATGCAGTGAATCGCAAATAGAAAATGAACAAGTTAGCAAGCAGCTAGAGCATCGCATCAAAGTAGCTCAAGAACAGTTCAATAGCCAACTCCAAACCATCGAACAGCTTTTACACCAGCAACCAGAAGATAAACTCTATACACGCGCACAAAAATTGGTTGAGCTCGGCGCCGACATTGCTGAAATTATGCGTGAGTGCGATATACCAAGAGCCGAGGCCGAAATGTTGCTTTCTGTGCATCGGCAAAAAACTGCAGAATAA